One region of Proteiniborus sp. DW1 genomic DNA includes:
- a CDS encoding glycerophosphodiester phosphodiesterase: MKRPLIIAHRGASAYAPENTMASFVKAMEMKSDGIEIDVHMTKDNVLVVCHDEKVDRTTDGEGFIKDFNLSELKKLDAGSWFGEEFKGQRIPELSEVLELIKDTDILLNIEIKNAPIIYPDIEKKTINMITEYGMEDRVIISSFNHYSLIEVKKINPRIKTGILYMAGLVEPWIYAKRLNADALHPLFYNLFAPDFVKECFENGIMLNPFTVDDERYIEALVSLKINGIITNCPDIAVKIRDNIGGN; this comes from the coding sequence ATGAAAAGACCGTTAATTATTGCACATAGAGGGGCTTCTGCATATGCTCCTGAAAATACTATGGCTTCATTTGTTAAGGCTATGGAGATGAAATCTGATGGAATTGAAATAGATGTACATATGACAAAAGACAATGTTTTAGTTGTTTGTCATGATGAAAAAGTGGATAGGACAACAGATGGAGAAGGATTTATTAAGGACTTTAACTTATCAGAACTAAAAAAGCTTGATGCAGGAAGCTGGTTTGGAGAAGAATTTAAAGGACAAAGGATACCAGAGTTAAGTGAGGTGCTAGAGCTAATAAAGGATACTGATATCCTATTAAATATTGAGATTAAGAATGCTCCAATTATATATCCTGATATTGAGAAAAAGACAATTAATATGATTACAGAATATGGAATGGAGGATAGGGTGATTATATCTTCATTTAATCACTATAGTCTAATAGAAGTTAAAAAGATAAATCCTAGAATAAAAACTGGAATATTATATATGGCAGGGTTAGTAGAACCTTGGATATATGCAAAAAGACTAAATGCTGATGCTTTACATCCACTATTCTATAATCTATTTGCACCTGATTTTGTGAAGGAATGCTTTGAAAATGGAATAATGCTAAATCCATTTACTGTTGATGACGAAAGATATATTGAGGCATTAGTTAGCCTCAAGATAAATGGTATTATAACAAATTGTCCTGATATAGCAGTGAAAATAAGAGATAATATTGGAGGAAATTAG
- a CDS encoding MFS transporter — MKLNYKKTFILGLGFFVISLVWSVYNYYVPLFLRDFIDSQFWINGIMTFDNILAVSLIPVIGAMSDNTRTRFGRRMPFLILGIPISAILFSVLPFYTSLLSIVIILFFLNLSMSIYRAPTIALMPDITPAPLRSKANGVINFMGGLASVLVLFVGAFVYEYNKYLLFIATSVLMIVSLFLLLKFIKEPDKGVISKEDKVNIFGALSEVIKNKDKTTLYILCAIFFWFVAYQGVEATFSNYSVYYLGTTEKTGSIILSSFAGMFLAFAIPSGFIASKVGKKKTILMGIIGLVIVFLILSTVRTTTTFLSLPFNIIMMILMGIGGFFWSLININSYPMVVECTTEDKIGTYTGLYYFFSSLAAILGPLMFGFFVDIIGFGFMFVLSSLSFILAFMFIFLTRSKAIENNDRENTN; from the coding sequence ATGAAACTTAACTACAAAAAGACTTTTATTTTAGGTCTTGGTTTTTTTGTAATCAGTTTAGTATGGTCAGTTTATAATTATTATGTACCTTTATTTTTAAGGGATTTTATTGATAGTCAGTTTTGGATAAATGGTATTATGACATTTGACAATATTTTAGCTGTATCATTGATCCCCGTTATTGGAGCCATGAGTGACAATACGAGAACTAGATTTGGTAGAAGAATGCCTTTTTTAATATTGGGAATTCCTATATCCGCCATATTATTTAGTGTACTACCTTTTTATACTAGCCTTTTAAGTATAGTCATTATTCTATTTTTTCTTAATTTATCTATGTCAATATACAGGGCACCTACAATAGCCTTAATGCCTGACATTACGCCAGCTCCACTTAGAAGTAAAGCAAACGGGGTTATTAATTTTATGGGAGGATTAGCCTCTGTACTAGTTTTATTTGTTGGAGCATTCGTATATGAGTATAATAAATATTTGCTATTTATTGCAACTTCAGTGCTTATGATAGTATCCTTATTCCTTTTACTAAAATTCATAAAGGAGCCTGATAAAGGAGTTATCAGTAAAGAGGATAAAGTTAATATCTTTGGAGCCTTATCTGAGGTCATAAAGAACAAGGACAAAACCACTCTTTATATATTATGTGCAATTTTCTTTTGGTTTGTTGCATACCAAGGAGTTGAGGCTACTTTTAGTAATTATAGCGTCTATTATCTAGGAACTACTGAGAAAACAGGTTCAATAATCCTAAGTAGCTTTGCGGGAATGTTCTTAGCATTTGCTATTCCAAGTGGTTTTATAGCTTCAAAGGTGGGTAAGAAAAAGACTATTTTAATGGGGATTATAGGTTTGGTTATAGTATTTCTCATTTTGTCAACAGTTAGAACTACTACTACATTTTTATCACTTCCTTTTAATATAATAATGATGATTCTTATGGGAATAGGAGGATTTTTTTGGTCTCTAATTAACATTAACTCTTATCCTATGGTTGTAGAGTGTACTACAGAAGATAAGATAGGTACCTATACTGGACTATATTATTTTTTCTCATCTTTAGCAGCTATACTAGGGCCTTTGATGTTTGGATTTTTTGTTGATATTATAGGTTTTGGCTTTATGTTTGTATTATCGTCCTTATCTTTTATATTAGCTTTTATGTTTATATTTTTAACTAGGTCCAAGGCAATAGAAAATAACGATAGGGAAAATACAAATTAG
- a CDS encoding YegS/Rv2252/BmrU family lipid kinase, giving the protein MKKIKVIYNPSSGRQIIQKRIDNICKILLDNGYLVGKVATQKKDDAMFETIKCCKEDWDAIVACGGDGTVNEVATGIILGGRKIPVAILAAGTVNDFANYMGLPKDSKEFCEMIMNENTIDVDLGNWGNKYFVNVAAGGFLTNVAHQVPTESKNVLGRMAYYLEGLREIPKQMFNGINVRITSEEYSSEEEIFLFLVSNSSSIGGFKMLAPKAQVEDGLLDCIIIRKSEIQDALSIFLNILKGEHINHPNVKYFKTKKVTIESEDEVQVDIDGEYGGVLPATFQVVHRGFRIFN; this is encoded by the coding sequence ATGAAGAAAATAAAAGTAATATACAATCCTTCTTCTGGTAGACAAATTATTCAAAAGAGAATAGATAATATTTGCAAAATACTTTTGGATAATGGGTATCTAGTAGGTAAGGTGGCAACTCAAAAAAAAGATGATGCTATGTTTGAAACAATAAAATGCTGTAAAGAAGACTGGGATGCTATAGTAGCTTGTGGCGGAGATGGCACTGTAAATGAAGTAGCGACAGGGATTATATTAGGAGGCAGGAAAATTCCAGTTGCAATTTTAGCTGCAGGCACTGTCAATGATTTTGCAAATTATATGGGACTTCCAAAAGATTCAAAAGAATTTTGTGAAATGATAATGAACGAGAATACTATAGATGTTGATTTAGGGAATTGGGGGAATAAGTATTTTGTCAATGTAGCTGCTGGAGGTTTTTTAACTAATGTAGCTCACCAAGTACCTACTGAAAGCAAAAATGTTCTAGGTAGAATGGCTTATTACCTAGAAGGACTTAGAGAAATACCTAAACAGATGTTTAATGGAATAAATGTTAGAATAACTAGTGAAGAGTATTCTTCCGAGGAAGAAATATTCCTGTTTTTAGTTTCTAATAGCTCTTCAATTGGTGGCTTTAAAATGCTTGCTCCAAAAGCTCAAGTAGAAGATGGGCTATTAGATTGTATTATTATTAGAAAATCAGAAATACAGGATGCACTATCTATTTTCTTAAATATATTAAAAGGTGAACATATAAATCATCCAAATGTGAAGTATTTTAAGACTAAAAAGGTTACTATAGAGTCAGAAGACGAAGTGCAAGTAGATATTGATGGTGAATATGGAGGAGTCCTTCCAGCAACTTTTCAAGTAGTACATAGGGGCTTCCGAATATTTAACTAA
- a CDS encoding polymer-forming cytoskeletal protein produces the protein MFKKGQDSSDKIDTLIGKNTKLIGKIEANGTIRVDGEIDGDIVADGNITIGADGKITGNLEGNNIFISGTVYGNIRCNEHLRLGNTAKLVGDVEVKTLIVDENAIFEGKCKMESMNSENLIDKTTSE, from the coding sequence GTGTTTAAAAAAGGTCAAGATAGTTCAGATAAAATAGATACCTTAATCGGTAAAAATACTAAGCTAATTGGAAAAATAGAAGCTAATGGAACTATTAGAGTTGATGGTGAAATCGATGGAGATATTGTTGCAGATGGAAATATAACCATAGGAGCAGATGGAAAAATCACTGGTAATCTAGAGGGCAATAATATTTTTATATCTGGAACAGTTTATGGCAATATTAGATGTAATGAGCATCTTAGATTAGGTAATACAGCAAAACTTGTTGGAGATGTAGAAGTAAAAACTCTAATAGTAGATGAAAATGCTATTTTCGAAGGTAAATGTAAAATGGAAAGCATGAACAGTGAAAATTTGATAGATAAAACAACTAGTGAATAA
- a CDS encoding M23 family metallopeptidase has translation MKTVHIKNKKAQTFSLLIIPHSKQVSQVNIATWVPKFLAALVATLLFISGYLCFKLYTSYNILKQEYSEKTNKLNALEEINQQQEQEIAKLRNISAEVQEKLETIDNLQGIVKSLVGLEDFSEKEEDPEQNISRLPSRGGPSLKTDFLLDSSKNDIEIQIKELSSLLDKSHQDLNSLIEDVEVKLKYLDAKPNLMPTTGRVTSGFGYRKNPFGRGREFHNGIDIANSSGTEIKAAGSGIVTFAGYNGGYGRYIIISHGYGYQSVYGHNRKLLVKVGDKVEKGQTISEMGNSGRSTGPHLHFEVRLNGNPIDPMKVIDNLD, from the coding sequence GTGAAAACCGTACATATTAAAAACAAGAAAGCACAGACGTTTTCGTTGTTAATAATTCCCCATTCAAAACAAGTCAGTCAAGTAAATATTGCAACCTGGGTCCCAAAATTTCTTGCAGCATTAGTTGCCACTTTATTATTCATTTCAGGATATCTATGTTTTAAACTTTATACATCGTATAATATCTTGAAACAAGAATATAGTGAAAAGACTAATAAACTAAATGCACTAGAGGAAATAAACCAGCAGCAAGAACAAGAGATTGCCAAATTAAGAAATATATCTGCAGAAGTTCAGGAAAAGCTAGAAACCATAGACAACTTGCAGGGAATTGTAAAATCATTAGTAGGTCTTGAAGATTTCTCTGAAAAAGAAGAAGATCCAGAACAAAATATTAGTCGTCTTCCTTCTCGAGGTGGTCCAAGCCTTAAAACAGATTTTCTTTTAGACTCAAGTAAAAACGACATCGAAATTCAAATAAAAGAATTATCTTCTTTATTAGATAAAAGTCATCAAGATTTAAACTCTCTTATAGAGGATGTTGAAGTCAAATTAAAATATCTTGATGCAAAGCCTAACTTAATGCCTACTACTGGCAGAGTTACTTCTGGATTTGGCTATAGAAAAAATCCTTTTGGAAGAGGGCGAGAGTTTCACAATGGAATAGACATAGCAAATAGCTCTGGAACAGAGATAAAGGCAGCAGGAAGCGGAATTGTAACTTTTGCTGGATATAATGGTGGTTACGGAAGATATATTATTATAAGCCATGGATATGGATATCAGTCTGTTTATGGACATAATAGAAAATTATTAGTAAAGGTTGGAGACAAGGTTGAAAAAGGGCAAACCATCAGTGAAATGGGAAACTCAGGTAGAAGTACTGGTCCTCACCTTCACTTTGAGGTAAGATTAAACGGAAATCCAATCGATCCAATGAAGGTTATAGATAATCTAGACTAA
- a CDS encoding MarR family transcriptional regulator has product MNQKEVENNVVSIEKYLRRIDWIIRKKGREILKDISITDPQFVALQHLVNNKQLTIGELSQKMSLACSTITDLIDRMEKSELVTREKDEQDKRVVRLVVQPKGHEIVKQVLEKRREYLSEKLAGLSDDDKDVLLKNLKYLYDAMTDEKNKEGKE; this is encoded by the coding sequence ATGAACCAAAAAGAAGTTGAGAACAATGTAGTATCAATTGAGAAATATTTAAGAAGAATTGATTGGATTATTAGGAAAAAAGGTAGGGAGATTTTAAAAGACATAAGTATTACAGACCCTCAATTTGTTGCACTTCAGCACTTAGTAAACAATAAACAACTTACTATAGGAGAGCTAAGTCAAAAAATGTCCTTAGCTTGTAGTACTATTACAGATTTAATAGATAGAATGGAAAAAAGTGAGTTAGTTACTAGAGAAAAGGATGAACAAGATAAAAGAGTTGTTAGATTAGTGGTTCAACCTAAGGGTCACGAAATAGTAAAGCAAGTATTAGAAAAAAGAAGGGAATACTTATCAGAAAAATTAGCAGGCTTAAGCGATGATGATAAAGATGTTCTATTAAAAAATCTAAAATATTTATATGATGCTATGACTGATGAAAAAAATAAGGAGGGAAAAGAATAA
- a CDS encoding MATE family efflux transporter, whose translation MTEETVNAKSDELPESNLEQSTLKLALPAIGEMLMQTLLGFADMAMVGSLGATAIAAVGLSDMPMMTSMSFFASISVGTTALVARAIGAKKQDEANNVARQSLILTIIMSAVFVVLGLSLAVPIVKLMGAEPDVVPISASYFSINAWGFPFMIITMVMNGVLRGGGDTKTPMYINGISNIVNIVGNFFLIYQSRNIDINIPFLNKNISLFIPGAGWGVDGAGIATTFSRFVGFVIIMWILVKGRRFVRIDFKEKWRFDTLVIKRIFNIGIPAAVEQFLMRFGQLLFSRIVSSLGTVTFAAHRITMTAESLSFNAGFGFALAATTLVGQYLGAEKPKLAEKSGFIAVKMGAILMAIVGVFFFIWPDYFLRIFTDDKEIIDMGRICLRVVAISQPFLAAVMGFSGALRGAGDTRRVLVITLTGIWGIRLLLTYIFVIIFKWGLIGAWIAMSIDLIVRGILYFFMFRAGKWKHIKV comes from the coding sequence GTGACTGAAGAAACAGTGAATGCAAAAAGCGATGAACTGCCTGAGTCTAATTTGGAGCAATCCACACTTAAACTAGCTCTACCTGCTATAGGAGAAATGCTAATGCAAACTCTCTTAGGCTTTGCAGATATGGCTATGGTTGGCAGTTTAGGAGCAACAGCAATAGCAGCAGTAGGACTTAGCGATATGCCCATGATGACATCTATGTCTTTTTTTGCTTCTATAAGTGTTGGTACTACAGCTCTAGTTGCTAGAGCTATTGGAGCGAAAAAACAAGATGAAGCTAATAATGTGGCGAGGCAGTCCTTAATATTAACCATAATTATGTCTGCAGTATTCGTAGTATTAGGGCTATCTCTTGCTGTCCCCATTGTTAAGCTAATGGGAGCTGAGCCTGATGTAGTACCTATATCAGCTTCTTACTTTAGCATAAATGCCTGGGGATTTCCTTTTATGATAATAACCATGGTTATGAATGGTGTATTACGTGGTGGAGGAGATACTAAAACTCCCATGTACATAAATGGAATTTCTAATATAGTTAATATAGTGGGAAACTTTTTTTTGATATATCAGAGTAGAAATATAGACATTAATATTCCTTTCCTTAATAAAAACATTTCACTATTTATTCCAGGAGCGGGATGGGGAGTTGATGGAGCAGGAATTGCTACTACCTTCTCAAGATTTGTTGGGTTTGTAATTATAATGTGGATTCTAGTTAAAGGCAGAAGATTTGTAAGGATTGACTTTAAAGAAAAATGGAGATTTGATACTCTAGTTATAAAAAGGATTTTTAACATTGGAATTCCTGCGGCTGTAGAGCAATTTCTTATGAGGTTTGGTCAATTACTATTTAGTAGAATAGTTTCATCTCTAGGAACTGTTACATTTGCTGCACATAGGATTACTATGACTGCTGAATCTTTATCCTTTAATGCAGGCTTTGGATTTGCCTTAGCAGCTACTACTTTAGTAGGCCAATATTTAGGTGCAGAGAAACCAAAATTAGCAGAGAAAAGTGGATTTATAGCTGTTAAGATGGGTGCGATTTTAATGGCTATAGTTGGGGTCTTTTTCTTTATATGGCCAGATTATTTTCTTAGGATATTCACTGATGATAAAGAAATAATAGACATGGGTAGAATTTGCTTAAGAGTAGTAGCTATATCACAACCATTCTTAGCAGCAGTTATGGGTTTCTCTGGGGCTTTAAGAGGTGCTGGAGATACTAGGCGAGTTTTAGTAATAACTCTAACGGGAATATGGGGCATTAGGTTGCTATTAACTTATATCTTTGTCATTATTTTCAAATGGGGTTTGATAGGTGCCTGGATAGCTATGAGTATAGACTTAATAGTTAGAGGAATATTATATTTCTTTATGTTTAGGGCTGGTAAGTGGAAGCATATAAAAGTATAG